From a single Oreochromis niloticus isolate F11D_XX linkage group LG3, O_niloticus_UMD_NMBU, whole genome shotgun sequence genomic region:
- the lg3h4orf54 gene encoding uncharacterized protein C4orf54 homolog: MTRHQVSDLPPNPTEDGPEEHDERKYVDLDSVDVKTDPGFSERNQMSVIVSHSGAGAPCATGLKTEVDTKTTENATAGKYGDGVKHHHADASPPSIPFCSNAKSERFHEQHEVSKTESSASLQPDVDLRTSDNYLGETSELDDYEVDDGISLVLSDDCIPCATEDESHYITTHEIQLSELSDHEEDYELGVGSSTSWDVEEDNRVYSFADYASFEAGGAVGERGHGRQPGSQGAAATVSTLLESDPCEAAKFTSSDESVSKPEQQHCSGNSGGQIHLSIRTTSRAINDPSNIQEQEKILYRARRSGDVSRYVFRGVDGKAETVCDTAKCLVAAPGRVHFGGKLRGKEVPEYSSGTSSAVSELDDADKEVRTLTARAFKSLAYPYFDAIHFSTSSESSASEHAVGINRWSTFVDLKYGNMNMDQSLVSHQSSAASFQIAKSIDNRGYKGIIKAPASEILPPHGASSSTKKIELMGKFGQGHSGVIRLTETLNFRCNVKSGIPAGESRTNFAQNAAGSRSTDEVTNASQSRGGSKPPSKTMEDTHKKAVFASSLIKNVISKKMQFEQERKMERGEISEAQQTPSPCFLHQESDDVRGKHNSKLSESSSDYTIMCVNELGDIADAKSDSRRQQTGVDTKKGALDSSRSTLHRSQNSAFRCWKDDELEFQKDPKNDQTPEDKLAADDTQGEGSPYSAGSSKLKKMAHLFVPNIQTLPNEGEATQQLQSRNYSTRGHGRGTKVRSVADSVTTSKSPEIQINLRRVKDDKTEPCAVSKLRAPNLGCSITRTDHAKSHALATALKGEFSDKVPHFMVRDIRDNKGKLQTPIYQVRDVRKLVKSSYHFVSLDNNENKSHSASADRHPEQNKQVPNQSFNTVSPIVIKCQSVNTSSNGKQCGNLQGAKREPLDVDRSSPEGVKTASTQRATGSASSGTSNNASQGNTDLRSESRISTKRQEKVSDIIDKKPESKVPNQVALQKLQAAVKTMEQLYVFQKNEWKRKNEPRPLTDSHVLSLIASEEHPGHEEETAWTSSADKSTRRSSQSNTDKPPPGRAGDSLLKQEEKDPLKPHPTSVGCDDRPKSVQAPSSVKVSKTSKTPQPNTVTQTPFSTKTFVPKSPKLPASFSICERRSAGNEDAELKEADRFAHEFSTDNENYLAIPVKSQPSKSKQPPSADKASIYTFSTQSHPPTPPVHLEPGLRGQEEHKHTAKYSPEIPSAIYHSLPLGMPANQPQVYCFSPAITPAPTLDPFQATQRKMLLDPSTGNYYLVDTPVQPATKRLFDPETGQYVDVPMPQPPMTPVPMSISPLALSSGIYGHTYMIYPGLMPTPSVIPARALLQSQMSVQAEVDSSDKSSSQQTEGMHVESPFYMSTGKSSQVASGVQQQAAANRPQQGLSSIKQPVISITSQQGPRIIAPPSFDGTTMSFMVEHQ, translated from the coding sequence ATGACACGTCACCAGGTGAGTGATCTGCCCCCAAACCCGACAGAAGATGGCCCTGAGGAGCACGATGAAAGGAAATACGTCGATTTGGACTCAGTGGACGTGAAAACAGACCCAGGCTTTAGTGAGAGAAACCAAATGTCTGTCATTGTTTCCCACAGCGGAGCTGGAGCTCCGTGCGCAACGGGACTCAAAACCGAGGTCGATACTAAGACGACAGAGAATGCCACAGCTGGGAAATACGGAGATGGTGTTAAGCACCATCACGCTGACGCGTCACCGCCATCGATTCCTTTTTGTTCAAACGCAAAGTCGGAGCGTTTCCACGAGCAGCACGAGGTGTCCAAAACGGAAAGCAGCGCAAGCCTGCAGCCAGACGTGGATTTGCGCACTAGTGATAATTATCTCGGGGAGACAAGTGAGCTGGATGATTATGAAGTGGACGATGGTATAAGTTTGGTGCTTTCTGATGACTGCATTCCGTGCGCCACGGAGGATGAATCCCATTATATTACCACGCACGAGATCCAGCTCTCGGAACTTTCTGACCACGAGGAGGACTACGAACTCGGAGTGGGCTCTTCCACGAGCTGGGACGTTGAAGAAGACAACCGGGTTTACTCATTTGCCGATTACGCTTCTTTTGAGGCCGGGGGCGCGGTGGGCGAGAGGGGCCACGGCCGCCAGCCTGGCTCTCAGGGCGCAGCAGCAACAGTCAGCACTCTGCTGGAAAGTGATCCGTGCGAAGCGGCCAAATTCACCAGCTCAGATGAGAGTGTGTCAAAGCCCGAGCAGCAGCACTGCAGTGGCAACAGTGGCGGACAGATTCACCTGTCAATCAGAACCACCTCTCGAGCTATAAATGACCCTAGCAACATCCAAGAACAGGAAAAGATTCTTTATCGTGCCAGGCGCTCCGGAGATGTGAGTCGCTATGTGTTTAGGGGGGTTGATGGGAAGGCAGAGACGGTGTGTGACACGGCAAAGTGTTTGGTAGCAGCGCCCGGGCGCGTACACTTTGGCGGCAAATTAAGGGGGAAAGAAGTCCCCGAATATTCCAGCGGCACGTCCAGTGCTGTCAGCGAGCTGGACGACGCTGACAAGGAGGTGCGCACTCTGACAGCCAGAGCCTTCAAGAGCCTGGCGTATCCTTACTTTGATGCCATTCATTTCAGCACCTCCAGTGAGTCTTCTGCATCAGAGCATGCCGTGGGGATAAACAGGTGGTCCACGTTTGTGGACCTGAAATATGGTAACATGAATATGGACCAAAGTCTTGTTTCTCATCAAAGCTCAGCGGCCTCGTTTCAAATAGCCAAAAGCATAGACAATAGGGGTTATAAGGGCATCATCAAAGCGCCCGCCAGCGAGATATTACCTCCCCACGGCGCATCGTCATCTACAAAGAAAATAGAGCTGATGGGGAAATTTGGTCAGGGCCACAGTGGCGTCATAAGGCTGACAGAGACTCTGAATTTTCGTTGCAACGTCAAATCGGGAATTCCTGCGGGAGAATCACGCACTAACTTTGCACAAAACGCAGCAGGATCACGTTCCACAGATGAAGTTACCAACGCAAGCCAGAGCAGGGGGGGCAGCAAGCCGCCCTCTAAAACCATGGAAGACACGCACAAGAAGGCCGTGTTTGCTTCGAGTCTCATCAAAAATGTCATTTCTAAGAAAATGCAGTTCGAGCAGGAGCGCAAGATGGAGAGAGGCGAAATAAGCGAGGCGCAGCAGACGCCCTCTCCCTGCTTTCTGCACCAGGAAAGCGACGACGTCAGAGGGAAGCACAACTCCAAGCTTTCGGAGAGCAGCTCCGACTACACCATAATGTGCGTGAATGAGTTAGGGGACATCGCGGATGCCAAGAGCGACTCTCGGAGGCAACAAACTGGAGTTGATACTAAAAAAGGCGCACTGGACTCATCCAGAAGCACGCTGCATCGCAGCCAAAATAGCGCGTTCAGATGCTGGAAGGATGACGAGCTAGAATTTCAAAAGGATCCTAAAAACGATCAAACACCAGAGGACAAGCTTGCAGCTGACGACACACAGGGCGAGGGGAGTCCGTACTCGGCGGGCAGCAGCAAACTCAAGAAAATGGCTCatttatttgtgccaaatatcCAAACGCTGCCCAACGAAGGCGAAGCCACGCAGCAGCTGCAGAGCAGGAATTATTCTACGCGTGGACACGGACGTGGAACCAAAGTACGCTCTGTCGCAGACTCTGTGACCACATCCAAATCTCCAGAAATTCAAATTAACTTGAGGCGCGTCAAAGACGATAAAACCGAGCCGTGCGCCGTCTCCAAACTGCGCGCTCCTAATTTAGGCTGCAGCATCACCCGAACAGATCACGCCAAATCCCACGCGCTTGCTACAGCTTTGAAGGGTGAGTTTTCAGATAAAGTTCCACATTTCATGGTTCGAGACATTCGAGATAATAAGGGGAAGCTGCAGACTCCCATTTACCAAGTGAGAGACGTGCGTAAGCTGGTTAAAAGTTCGTATCACTTTGTTTCTTTGGATAACAACGAGAATAAATCCCACAGCGCCTCCGCTGACAGACATCCAGAGCAAAACAAGCAAGTGCCCAATCAAAGTTTTAATACTGTGTCGCCTATAGTGATCAAGTGCCAGTCTGTGAATACTAGCAGTAACGGAAAACaatgtggaaaccttcaaggAGCTAAACGGGAACCACTTGACGTGGACAGATCGTCTCCAGAGGGCGTCAAAACCGCTTCAACGCAAAGAGCAACAGGGAGCGCATCTTCAGGCACCTCAAATAATGCCTCGCAGGGAAACACCGACTTAAGAAGTGAAAGCAGAATATCTACAAAGAGGCAAGAGAAAGTATCAGATATCATAGATAAAAAGCCCGAGTCAAAGGTGCCAAACCAGGTGGCTCTGCAAAAACTGCAGGCTGCCGTGAAAACCATGGAGCAGCTCTATGTGTTTCAAAAGAATGAGTGGAAGAGGAAGAACGAGCCTCGGCCGCTGACAGACAGCCACGTGCTTTCACTGATAGCAAGTGAGGAGCATCCAGGACACGAAGAGGAGACTGCATGGACGTCCAGCGCAGACAAGTCTACCAGAAGAAGCTCCCAGTCCAACACAGACAAGCCCCCACCAGGACGAGCAGGTGACAGCCTGCTGAAGCAGGAGGAGAAAGACCCACTCAAACCACACCCCACGTCTGTGGGCTGTGATGATAGGCCTAAGTCAGTGCAAGCCCCTAGCAGTGTCAAGGTCTCCAAAACGTCAAAGACACCCCAACCGAACACGGTCACACAAACACCTTTCAGCACCAAAACCTTTGTCCCTAAGTCCCCCAAACTGCCCGCATCATTCAGCATCTGTGAGAGGAGGTCAGCTGGGAACGAAGACGCCGAACTGAAGGAGGCCGACAGATTTGCACACGAGTTTTCAACTGACAATGAGAACTACCTCGCTATTCCAGTCAAGTCTCAGCCTAGCAAAAGCAAACAGCCCCCATCTGCTGATAAAGCATCCATCTATACCTTCTCCACCCAGTCACATCCACCCACACCTCCAGTACACCTGGAACCTGGGCTCAGAGGGCAGGAGGAGCATAAACACACAGCTAAGTACTCACCAGAGATCCCCTCAGCTATCTACCATTCTTTGCCCCTCGGGATGCCAGCCAATCAGCCACAGGTCTACTGCTTCTCTCCAGCAATCACCCCGGCTCCCACCCTGGACCCGTTCCAGGCCACCCAGAGGAAAATGCTGCTGGATCCTAGCACTGGAAACTACTACCTGGTAGACACACCCGTGCAGCCTGCCACCAAGCGTCTCTTTGATCCAGAAACAGGTCAATATGTGGATGTGCCTATGCCACAGCCTCCCATGACACCTGTACCCATGTCCATCTCACCTTTAGCTCTCAGTTCTGGCATTTATGGCCACACGTACATGATCTACCCGGGTCTCATGCCGACGCCGTCAGTGATCCCTGCCAGGGCGCTGCTACAGTCACAGATGTCGGTGCAGGCAGAGGTGGACAGCAGCGATAAAAGCTCCTCGCAGCAGACTGAGGGCATGCACGTCGAGAGTCCTTTCTACATGTCCACCGGAAAGTCTTCCCAGGTAGCCTCAGGTGTTCAACAGCAGGCTGCTGCTAACAGGCCACAGCAGGGTCTTTCTAGCATCAAGCAGCCAGTCATCAGCATCACCTCCCAGCAGGGGCCCCGGATCATCGCCCCCCCGTCATTTGACGGGACGACTATGAGCTTCATGGTGGAGCACCAATGA